One window of Syngnathus acus chromosome 16, fSynAcu1.2, whole genome shotgun sequence genomic DNA carries:
- the LOC119135393 gene encoding B-cell receptor CD22-like, producing the protein MAHVIVKLFLLCVLLEGSLCQEWATMLPSSVQGVSGSCVRIPCRLTSLGGYDLDLDRTCAAIWRRGSSRGRYVFDSRRTREESASLDYLQGHLTGNLQEKDCSTILEDVTSNHNDDYYFRLECDNRLKFNFAQSVLLEIQDSAPRPTIAPAKGEVNEGTPMALECWAPASCPTLPPLLTWTPQLGAVSQARVEAEGQRPARVTAVMNFIATYRHNNLKVTCSAAYRRQPGRTELLTERRRMLEVLHGPKNTSVSYSSPVRAGTWVTLTCDTLANPTVSAYAWYQVDAGQVTFLRRSKRYTVAATEDPPGFFCWVRNTYGEQNSSVITFDAQFPPKDTTVSVEPPGAILEGTPLFLLCESRANPPVYNYSWSVNGGEDLEVGDLVTLDAARPGHSGEYRCKAKNLLGEQTSAGVQLDVQYPPKNTTVSAWPQGSLPDGSAVTLRCASVANPPAANVTWYRVNGGERTLMGTGQEMTFNVTKLSQDKFYCENVNVHGAQSAQPIAFDVTFAPEILRSSCCQDVLAQTRCSCVSQANPPPSLHWELSGVLVNHSDRQPITEEALDNATRRSIIIMQRLSGEELESSLVCFSSNPLGFDSIAFNMSSPAAQIDVPVLVGSAVGVITMLILSLLLLLYICRKTKGSFPASERRADNAADYLVTNESNTSHVNAIYANDLAKEADDEQLHYAHVNVVKRKSLDHDEIRGLSSVTGEYAEIRLRAAGESDQKTQPEPEEEKVADVPSAQEVASDDVAASTESKSDGNAL; encoded by the exons ATGGCACACGTCATTGTAAAGCTTTTTCTACTTTGCGTTCTGCTTGAAG GCAGCCTGTGTCAGGAATGGGCGACTATGTTGCCGTCGTCCGTGCAGGGCGTGAGTGGTTCATGCGTTCGAATTCCCTGCAGATTGACGTCACTTGGAGGTTATGATCTGGATTTGGACCGCACTTGCGCCGCCAtttggaggcggggctccagcagggggcgctACGTGTTCGACTCCAGACGCACGAGGGAGGAGAGCGCCTCCCTGGACTACCTCCAGGGACACCTCACCGGAAATTTACAA GAAAAGGACTGCAGCACCATCCTTGAGGACGTGACGTCCAACCACAACGACGATTACTACTTCAGGCTGGAATGTGACAACCGGCTCAAGTTCAACTTTGCCCAGAGCGTCCTGTTGGAAATTCAAG ACTCAGCACCCCGGCCCACGATCGCCCCCGCCAAGGGCGAGGTCAACGAGGGTACGCCGATGGCTCTCGAGTGCTGGGCCCCGGCTTCTTGCCCAACGCTGCCGCCGTTGCTGACGTGGACGCCGCAGCTGGGCGCCGTCTCGCAGGCACGCGTAGAGGCAGAGGGCCAGAGGCCGGCCAGGGTCACCGCAGTCATGAATTTCATCGCGACCTACCGACACAACAACCTGAAGGTCACCTGCAGCGCCGCCTACAGGAGACAACCGGGACGTACTGAGCTGCTCACAGAAAGAAGACGGATGCTTGAAGTTTTGc ATGGCCCTAAGAACACATCAGTGAGCTACTCCAGCCCCGTGAGGGCGGGCACCTGGGTCACGTTGACCTGCGACACGCTCGCCAACCCTACTGTATCTGCCTACGCGTGGTACCAAGTGGACGCCGGTCAGGTGACGTTCTTGAGAAGAAGTAAGCGATACACTGTCGCCGCCACGGAAGACCCGCCCGGTTTCTTCTGCTGGGTGCGCAACACGTACGGAGAGCAAAATTCATCCGTCATCACCTTCGATGCACAAT TCCCTCCCAAGGACACCACGGTGTCCGTGGAGCCGCCTGGCGCCATCCTGGAGGGCACCCCGCTGTTCCTGCTGTGCGAGAGCCGAGCCAATCCGCCCGTGTACAACTACAGCTGGTCCGTAAACGGCGGCGAGGACCTGGAGGTAGGGGACCTCGTGACCCTGGACGCCGCCCGGCCCGGACACAGCGGCGAGTACCGCTGCAAGGCCAAGAACTTGCTGGGCGAGCAAACGTCTGCCGGCGTTCAGTTAGACGTTCAAT atcCCCCTAAGAACACGACAGTGTCTGCGTGGCCACAAGGCTCTTTACCCGACGGCAGCGCTGTGACTTTAAGGTGCGCGAGCGTGGCCAACCCGCCAGCCGCTAACGTCACCTGGTACCGGGTGAACGGCGGGGAGAGGACGCTGATGGGCACGGGACAGGAAATGACCTTCAACGTCACCAAGCTGTCGCAGGACAAGTTCTATTGTGAAAATGTCAACGTTCACGGGGCCCAGTCGGCGCAGCCAATCGCCTTTGACGTCACGT TCGCACCAGAGATCCTGAGATCCTCCTGTTGTCAGGACGTGTTAGCCCAGACCAGATGTTCCTGCGTCAGCCAGGCCAACCCGCCGCCCTCCCTGCACTGGGAATTGTCCGGTGTGCTCGTCAATCATTCCGACCGACAGCCCATCACGGAGGAAGCCCTGGACAACGCCACCCGGAggagcatcatcatcatgcagCGCTTGAGCGGTGAAGAATTGGAGTCCTCGCTGGTTTGCTTCAGTTCCAACCCGCTGGGATTTGACAGTATCGCCTTCAACATGTCCTCCCCTGCCGCTCAGATAG atGTGCCGGTTCTGGTTGGTTCTGCTGTGGGAGTGATTACCATGCTGATCTTGAGTCTCCTGCTGCTCTTGTACATTTGCAG GAAAACCAAAGGCAGCTTCCCAGCCAGCGAGAGACGAGCAGACAACGCCGCAGACTATTTGGTCACCAATGAG AGCAACACTTCCCATGTCAACGCCATTTACGCAAACGACTTGGCCAAGGAGGCGGACGACGAGCAGTTGCACTACGCCCACGTCAACGTGGTCAAACGGAAGTCGCTGGACCACGACGAGATCCGAGGACTTTCCTCCGTCACTGGAGAGTACGCGGAGATACGACTGCGCGCCGCTGGCGAAAGCGACCAAAAGACGCAACCGGAACCAGAGGAGGAAAAGGTGGCGGACGTTCCATCCGCGCAGGAAGTGGCGAGCGACGACGTCGCGGCCTCGACAGAGTCCAAGAGTGACGGAAATGCTCTCTAG